The Falsibacillus pallidus genome has a segment encoding these proteins:
- a CDS encoding low molecular weight phosphatase family protein — translation MTKKLLYFVSSHHGRSSMAEAWAKKLRLTDWCFKSGGWFDANRSPLTIQAMDELNIDLSSKTAEWVDTALLDQADYIVSIYDFHHETKIPIPIELKNKVIEWDIKNPNSLAETSAEKWPIYQEICDEIAFKVKHLEPSLKVIM, via the coding sequence ATGACAAAAAAGCTACTATATTTTGTTTCATCACATCATGGAAGAAGTTCAATGGCAGAGGCGTGGGCCAAAAAGCTCCGTCTGACGGACTGGTGCTTCAAAAGCGGCGGCTGGTTTGATGCAAACCGTTCCCCTCTGACAATTCAGGCAATGGATGAATTAAATATCGATTTGTCCTCTAAAACTGCTGAATGGGTGGATACAGCCCTTTTGGATCAGGCTGATTACATTGTATCCATCTATGACTTTCACCATGAAACGAAAATACCGATTCCAATTGAACTTAAAAACAAAGTAATCGAATGGGATATTAAAAATCCCAATTCCCTGGCAGAAACATCTGCGGAAAAATGGCCTATCTATCAGGAAATTTGCGACGAGATCGCCTTTAAAGTCAAGCATTTAGAACCTTCCTTGAAAGTGATTATGTAA
- the splB gene encoding spore photoproduct lyase codes for MKPFMPQLVYFEPKALDYPLGKMLKEKFEKENIEIRLTTSHNQVRDLPGDNHFQKYRVAKSTLVVGVRKTLKFDTSKPSAEYAIPFATGCMGHCHYCYLQTTMGSKPYIRTYVNTDEIFEAAQNYMDERAPEITRFEASCTSDIVGIDHITHTLKKAIEYFGDSKYGNLRFVTKFHHIDHLLDAKHNGRTRFRFSMNADYVIKNFEPGTSPFAKRIEAAGKVAGAGYPLGFIIAPIYLHEGWQEGYKDLFERLEGELSAEAKKDLTFELIQHRFTKPAKRVIEKNYPMTKLELDEEKRRYKWGRYGIGKYIYPKDEEKEMKDVLGGYIEKYFPKAKLEYFT; via the coding sequence ATGAAGCCGTTTATGCCCCAGCTGGTGTATTTTGAACCTAAGGCACTTGATTACCCTTTAGGGAAAATGCTGAAAGAAAAGTTCGAAAAAGAAAATATCGAAATTCGCTTAACCACTTCACATAATCAAGTGAGGGATTTACCAGGAGATAACCACTTTCAAAAATACAGGGTTGCCAAGTCGACACTTGTTGTCGGAGTTAGAAAGACTCTGAAATTTGATACATCAAAACCTTCTGCAGAATATGCGATCCCGTTTGCCACAGGATGCATGGGGCATTGCCATTATTGCTATCTCCAGACGACAATGGGATCGAAGCCGTATATTAGGACATATGTGAATACCGACGAGATCTTTGAAGCTGCCCAGAATTATATGGATGAACGGGCACCTGAGATCACCCGGTTCGAAGCTTCCTGTACATCAGATATCGTAGGGATCGACCATATCACGCATACATTGAAGAAGGCAATCGAATATTTCGGAGACTCTAAGTATGGAAATCTCCGCTTTGTTACTAAATTTCATCATATAGATCATCTGCTTGATGCCAAGCATAATGGAAGGACCAGATTTCGCTTCAGTATGAATGCGGATTATGTCATTAAAAACTTTGAGCCGGGAACCTCTCCTTTTGCCAAAAGGATTGAAGCGGCAGGGAAGGTGGCAGGGGCAGGCTACCCATTAGGTTTTATCATTGCCCCTATTTATTTGCATGAAGGCTGGCAGGAAGGCTATAAAGATTTATTTGAACGTCTTGAAGGAGAGTTATCTGCAGAAGCCAAAAAGGATTTAACGTTTGAATTGATACAGCATCGCTTCACCAAGCCGGCTAAAAGAGTCATCGAAAAAAACTACCCAATGACGAAGCTTGAATTGGATGAGGAGAAGAGAAGATATAAATGGGGGAGATATGGTATAGGTAAATATATCTACCCTAAAGATGAAGAAAAAGAAATGAAAGATGTCCTTGGAGGATATATCGAAAAATATTTTCCAAAAGCAAAATTAGAATATTTCACTTAA
- a CDS encoding transcriptional regulator SplA domain-containing protein: MNLNESGHGFQAGDIVYVIYRNPHTQNVANVQSAAVVHDPDNPEALSIFLYDTYYPLNDEVAVYASETEAEEAYQYYFGDALEG, from the coding sequence ATGAATCTTAATGAATCAGGTCATGGGTTCCAGGCAGGGGACATCGTTTATGTCATCTATCGAAACCCTCATACCCAAAATGTCGCCAACGTGCAGTCGGCAGCAGTGGTCCATGATCCTGATAATCCAGAAGCTCTATCGATATTTTTATATGATACTTACTATCCCTTGAATGATGAGGTGGCAGTCTATGCTTCTGAAACAGAAGCAGAAGAAGCTTACCAATATTATTTTGGGGATGCTTTGGAAGGGTGA
- a CDS encoding aldo/keto reductase yields the protein MERIQMADGLSFSRIVHGLWRLNEWNYSSQQTLDLIHHALDKGITTFDHADIYGSYTCEELFGDALSLEPSIREKIELVTKCGIVLESANRPEHKSHHYNTSKAHIISSVENSLKNLQTEYIDVLLIHRPDPFMDPEQTVEAFTQLKAQGKVRYFGVSNFKQHQFDLLQSYMDEKLITNQIELSPLQLENFEDGTLNLCMKERIAPMAWSPLSGGSIFSSQEERAARLRNVLQKISGEIGAESIDQVMYAWLLAHPAKIMPIVGSGKTARIDAAVDSLSLKMNHDQWFEILQTSMGHDVP from the coding sequence ATGGAACGAATACAAATGGCGGATGGATTGTCCTTTTCAAGGATCGTCCATGGCTTATGGCGCTTAAATGAATGGAATTATTCTTCACAACAGACACTGGATCTCATCCATCACGCTTTGGATAAAGGGATCACTACATTTGATCATGCTGATATTTATGGAAGTTATACGTGCGAGGAGTTATTCGGGGATGCCCTATCGCTTGAACCTTCCATAAGGGAAAAAATTGAACTTGTGACGAAATGCGGGATTGTCCTTGAGTCCGCAAACCGTCCAGAGCATAAGTCCCATCACTACAACACGAGCAAGGCCCACATCATTTCATCAGTAGAGAACTCATTAAAAAATCTACAAACCGAGTACATAGATGTCCTGCTCATCCACAGACCAGACCCATTCATGGACCCTGAACAGACTGTGGAAGCTTTTACTCAACTGAAGGCTCAGGGAAAAGTGCGCTATTTCGGCGTTTCTAATTTCAAACAGCATCAATTCGACCTGCTTCAATCCTATATGGATGAAAAGCTGATTACCAATCAAATTGAACTATCTCCATTGCAGCTCGAAAACTTTGAAGATGGCACACTTAATTTATGTATGAAAGAAAGAATTGCTCCAATGGCCTGGTCTCCTCTTTCCGGTGGATCCATCTTTTCATCTCAGGAAGAAAGAGCGGCCCGTTTGAGAAATGTGCTTCAAAAAATCAGCGGTGAAATCGGAGCCGAAAGCATTGATCAAGTTATGTACGCATGGCTGCTGGCGCATCCAGCCAAAATCATGCCGATCGTGGGTTCAGGTAAAACAGCAAGAATCGATGCGGCAGTAGATTCTTTATCATTAAAAATGAACCACGACCAATGGTTTGAAATTCTGCAGACATCGATGGGGCATGACGTTCCATAG
- a CDS encoding YjcZ family sporulation protein — MWGYGGYGCCGGGYGYGYGGSTFVLIVVLFILLIIVGASFL; from the coding sequence ATGTGGGGTTACGGCGGATATGGCTGCTGCGGCGGCGGCTACGGCTACGGTTACGGCGGTTCAACTTTTGTTTTGATCGTTGTACTATTCATCTTGTTAATCATCGTTGGAGCTTCTTTCTTGTAA
- a CDS encoding CBS domain-containing protein — MQVRDVMTSHVESCTNQDTLQDVANKMQSLNVGAIPVVENGQVVGMVTDRDLAVRGVASGNTSNTVSQVMSNKIVTVNADASLEEASALMSQHQIRRLPVVENGQIVGMLSLGDLAVREQADQSAGSALSQISENQTK; from the coding sequence ATGCAAGTACGCGATGTTATGACATCCCATGTGGAGTCTTGTACAAATCAAGATACACTTCAGGATGTAGCCAATAAAATGCAATCTTTAAATGTCGGAGCCATTCCTGTCGTTGAGAACGGCCAAGTAGTCGGTATGGTAACAGACCGGGATTTGGCAGTCAGAGGAGTAGCATCAGGCAATACTTCCAATACTGTTTCTCAAGTCATGTCAAACAAGATCGTTACAGTCAATGCAGATGCATCTTTGGAAGAAGCTTCTGCATTAATGTCCCAGCACCAAATCCGACGTCTACCAGTTGTTGAAAACGGCCAAATTGTCGGCATGCTGTCTCTTGGTGATTTGGCTGTCAGGGAGCAGGCAGACCAGAGTGCCGGAAGCGCCTTGAGCCAAATTTCCGAAAATCAAACAAAGTAA
- a CDS encoding ArsR/SmtB family transcription factor: MKKEENNQNEIQELDEETLFIVSQTFKALSDPTRLRILHLLFQGEHSVNEIAEKLTLLQSTVSHQLRFLKNLRLVKFRREGTTFYYTHDDEHVLDLLKQSIEHALHH; this comes from the coding sequence ATGAAAAAAGAAGAAAACAATCAAAATGAGATCCAAGAACTTGATGAAGAGACATTATTTATCGTTTCACAGACGTTCAAGGCCCTTTCAGATCCGACTAGGCTAAGAATTCTGCACCTCCTGTTCCAAGGAGAACATTCCGTCAATGAAATAGCAGAAAAACTTACCCTGCTGCAGTCGACGGTGTCGCACCAGCTTCGGTTTTTAAAAAATCTGCGGCTCGTTAAATTCCGCAGAGAAGGCACCACATTTTACTATACCCATGATGACGAGCACGTTTTAGATCTGTTGAAGCAATCCATTGAGCATGCTTTACACCACTAG
- the sugE gene encoding quaternary ammonium compound efflux SMR transporter SugE, with protein MAWIYLVIAGVFEVVWSIGLKYSHGFTKLYPSLATIAGMIISFYFLAAAAKVLPIGTAYAIWTGIGAAGAVIMGIILFGEPKSLIRFIFLLFIVIGIIGLKFTSGGEG; from the coding sequence ATGGCTTGGATTTATTTAGTGATAGCAGGTGTATTTGAAGTGGTTTGGTCGATCGGGTTGAAATATTCCCATGGTTTCACGAAACTGTACCCGAGTTTGGCAACCATCGCGGGGATGATCATCAGCTTTTATTTTTTGGCTGCCGCTGCAAAAGTGCTTCCGATTGGGACGGCATATGCCATTTGGACAGGAATCGGTGCAGCAGGCGCGGTCATCATGGGGATCATCTTATTCGGTGAACCAAAAAGTTTGATCAGATTCATCTTTCTGCTGTTTATCGTGATTGGGATAATCGGATTGAAATTCACATCAGGAGGAGAAGGATGA
- a CDS encoding VTT domain-containing protein yields the protein MDLFMRLIEEHGYIFLFFSLMLELIIVPIPNELLMTYAGFMVYQDKLNWILAILMAGTGGMIGVSVSYWIGSKLGAPFFYKYGRKVHLGPDKLDKMAAWNERYGKMLLIFAYFIPGVRHITSIFSGITKITFKTFAIFAFPGVFIWIGTFITLGRIFGPKWEQFHQETSKFLVIASIIGAIIYVIYFVIKTNRERIREDGLLLFEHTFKRFKTFLGIKFFILFVSIIFIGLVSLMVGLIQDFIANEFGQFNVISSMVIHYTFDERWEQVMKMFSRAASWRVLDTIILLTVVWILVNGKNKLMELQFYAVNLIGAVLFGKGLHLLFSYLTRGRNFSEEFPSGEMIMAIIVLGFFLYIVIRHPISHLFSVIMVFLEIGVIGMLAVSYSYLEIQQSSDIVGGLAFGGVWVSLVILITEVFRFIDLIKTTPTKGK from the coding sequence TTGGATTTATTTATGCGCCTGATTGAAGAGCACGGGTACATTTTTTTATTTTTTTCCCTAATGCTTGAGTTAATTATTGTTCCTATCCCAAATGAACTCCTTATGACCTATGCCGGCTTCATGGTCTATCAGGACAAACTTAATTGGATCCTGGCCATTTTGATGGCGGGGACAGGCGGGATGATCGGTGTTTCAGTCTCTTATTGGATTGGATCAAAGCTCGGTGCACCATTCTTTTATAAATATGGACGAAAAGTGCATCTTGGGCCGGATAAATTGGACAAGATGGCTGCATGGAATGAACGCTATGGAAAAATGCTTTTGATTTTTGCCTACTTCATTCCAGGCGTCAGACATATAACCAGCATCTTTTCCGGCATCACTAAAATCACATTCAAGACGTTTGCTATTTTTGCTTTTCCCGGTGTTTTCATCTGGATTGGGACATTCATTACATTGGGAAGAATTTTCGGCCCCAAATGGGAGCAATTTCACCAGGAAACAAGCAAGTTCCTTGTGATAGCCAGCATTATCGGGGCGATTATCTATGTCATCTATTTTGTCATCAAGACCAATCGGGAACGCATCAGAGAAGATGGACTGCTGCTTTTCGAACATACATTCAAACGCTTTAAGACCTTTTTGGGGATAAAATTCTTCATCCTGTTTGTCTCTATCATTTTTATTGGTTTGGTGAGTTTGATGGTGGGGCTGATTCAGGACTTCATTGCGAATGAATTTGGCCAGTTCAATGTGATTTCTTCCATGGTAATCCATTATACGTTCGACGAAAGATGGGAGCAGGTCATGAAAATGTTCTCTCGTGCTGCTTCATGGAGGGTACTGGACACCATTATATTATTGACCGTCGTGTGGATTCTGGTGAATGGAAAAAATAAACTTATGGAGCTTCAGTTCTATGCAGTGAATTTAATCGGTGCAGTGTTGTTCGGCAAGGGCCTTCACCTTTTATTCAGCTATTTGACAAGAGGTAGGAATTTCAGTGAGGAGTTTCCGAGCGGGGAAATGATCATGGCCATCATTGTCCTGGGTTTTTTCCTTTATATTGTCATCCGGCACCCAATCAGTCATTTATTCAGCGTCATCATGGTGTTCTTAGAGATTGGCGTCATTGGAATGCTCGCGGTCAGCTACAGCTATTTGGAAATTCAACAATCCAGCGACATTGTTGGGGGTCTGGCATTTGGCGGTGTATGGGTGAGTCTGGTCATACTGATCACCGAGGTCTTCAGGTTTATCGATTTGATAAAGACCACTCCGACGAAAGGGAAATGA
- a CDS encoding SpoVR family protein, translated as MREAEHKELQKAIAEITEIAKGFGLDFYPMRYEICPADIIYTFGAYGMPTRFSHWSFGKQFFKMKLHYDLGLSKIYELVINSDPCYAFLLDSNSLIQNKLIVAHVLAHCDFFKNNVRFQNTKRDMVESMAATADRVREYEILYGKREVETFIDAVLAIEEHIDSSLMRPKLSWTMEDAEYWEEEEDIKISSPYDDLWSLDEKKKAPAPKKKRKKLPPKPEKDILLFIESYSRELADWQRDILTMIREEMLYFWPQLETKIMNEGWASYWHQRILREMDLTSGEALEFAKLNAGVVQPSKTSINPYYLGLKIFEDIEERYNNPTEKMKERGVKPNSGREKMFEVREIESDISFLRNYLTKDLVMREDMYLFQKQGKDYKVVDKQWENVRDQLVSTRVNGGFPYLMVEDGDYMKNGELYLKHSFEDIELDLKYLEKVLPYVHQLWGRTVHLDTVVEGKNMLFSYDGRAVQRKYL; from the coding sequence ATGAGAGAGGCTGAACATAAAGAACTTCAAAAAGCGATTGCGGAAATCACGGAAATTGCCAAAGGGTTTGGCCTGGACTTTTATCCAATGCGCTATGAAATTTGTCCGGCTGATATCATTTATACATTTGGAGCCTATGGAATGCCGACAAGGTTTTCCCACTGGAGTTTCGGGAAGCAATTTTTCAAGATGAAGCTCCATTATGATTTGGGGCTGAGCAAAATTTATGAACTCGTCATCAATTCTGATCCATGCTACGCATTTTTGCTCGATTCGAACTCACTGATTCAAAATAAACTGATCGTGGCGCATGTGTTGGCGCACTGCGACTTTTTCAAAAATAATGTCCGGTTCCAAAATACAAAAAGGGACATGGTTGAAAGCATGGCGGCTACGGCTGACCGGGTCAGGGAGTATGAAATCCTTTATGGCAAAAGGGAAGTCGAAACCTTCATCGATGCCGTCCTTGCCATTGAAGAACACATCGATTCTTCTTTGATGAGACCGAAGCTTTCATGGACAATGGAAGACGCAGAGTACTGGGAGGAAGAGGAAGATATTAAAATAAGCTCGCCTTATGATGATCTCTGGAGCCTGGATGAAAAGAAAAAAGCACCGGCTCCTAAAAAGAAGCGAAAGAAACTGCCTCCAAAACCCGAGAAGGATATCCTTCTCTTTATCGAATCCTACAGCCGGGAGCTGGCGGACTGGCAGCGGGATATCCTGACGATGATAAGGGAAGAAATGCTTTACTTCTGGCCGCAGCTGGAAACCAAAATCATGAATGAGGGCTGGGCATCCTATTGGCATCAGCGCATCTTGCGTGAGATGGATCTCACAAGTGGTGAAGCGCTCGAATTTGCAAAATTGAATGCAGGTGTCGTACAGCCTTCGAAAACGAGCATCAATCCATATTACCTTGGCTTGAAAATATTCGAGGACATTGAAGAGCGCTACAACAATCCTACTGAAAAAATGAAGGAACGCGGGGTTAAGCCGAATTCAGGCCGCGAAAAAATGTTTGAAGTGCGCGAAATTGAATCGGATATTTCGTTCCTGCGCAATTATTTAACAAAGGATTTAGTGATGCGGGAGGATATGTACCTTTTCCAGAAGCAGGGGAAAGACTACAAGGTTGTGGATAAACAATGGGAGAATGTCAGGGATCAGCTAGTGAGTACGAGGGTGAATGGAGGATTCCCTTATTTGATGGTCGAAGACGGCGATTATATGAAAAATGGGGAGCTTTATCTGAAGCATTCCTTTGAGGACATTGAGCTAGACCTGAAGTATTTAGAAAAAGTTCTTCCATATGTCCATCAGCTTTGGGGAAGGACGGTCCATCTGGATACAGTGGTGGAAGGGAAGAATATGCTGTTCTCCTATGACGGCCGTGCCGTTCAGCGGAAATATTTATAG
- a CDS encoding MFS transporter: MKSKAFRYLWMGQAFANLGDILYVTALIAAIYTRTGSPLYMAFVPFIVTLAKFISSVIAPILMERCQLKALLFYSQGAKTFLLLVMFILLVMNPQQTVFLFILAFFISFLDGWALPAQNAMVPLLVKREELLGTNGFLSTVDHTIGIGGWSIGGLLTALIAPSGTLAAVFCLYVLSTLFMFRINIEPGYHKENVEARAKNYIKSMSDGWSTIWRDPALRTIHTLYWIESAASVVWIAAIMYVFVKEQLKTGEQWWGLINGAFFAGLILASFLVMKQHKRIAENRGPILLIGSIFIAVLTFLFGINELPILALIYSVLYGLFDQAKAVILQTAVQSMTSPEKLPKVYAAQNALVTITFGTASLLVGWFVQHFGVENAFLASSLLLAAAIVPSAVLAKKIKNQT; this comes from the coding sequence TTGAAATCGAAAGCATTCCGTTATCTTTGGATGGGGCAGGCATTTGCAAACCTGGGGGACATCCTTTATGTGACGGCTCTGATTGCGGCTATTTATACAAGGACAGGTTCCCCGCTTTATATGGCATTTGTCCCGTTCATTGTAACGCTGGCTAAATTCATCAGCAGTGTCATTGCACCTATTCTCATGGAGCGCTGCCAGCTGAAGGCGCTTCTTTTTTATTCGCAGGGGGCTAAAACATTCCTGCTGCTGGTAATGTTCATTTTGCTTGTAATGAATCCACAGCAGACAGTCTTTCTGTTCATTCTGGCGTTTTTCATTTCCTTTTTGGATGGATGGGCTCTCCCGGCGCAAAATGCGATGGTCCCATTGCTGGTCAAAAGGGAAGAACTGCTTGGAACAAATGGATTCCTTTCCACTGTCGATCATACAATCGGGATTGGCGGTTGGAGCATCGGCGGTCTTCTAACTGCTCTTATAGCACCGAGCGGAACATTGGCAGCCGTATTTTGCCTGTATGTGCTGAGTACTTTATTCATGTTCAGAATCAATATAGAACCTGGCTATCATAAAGAAAATGTGGAAGCTAGAGCGAAAAATTATATAAAATCCATGTCAGACGGCTGGTCCACCATATGGAGAGATCCGGCGCTCAGGACGATACATACCCTTTATTGGATAGAATCAGCAGCGAGTGTTGTCTGGATCGCAGCCATCATGTATGTATTCGTCAAAGAACAGCTGAAGACGGGAGAACAATGGTGGGGCTTGATCAACGGTGCATTTTTTGCCGGTTTGATATTAGCCAGTTTCCTTGTGATGAAGCAGCACAAGAGAATAGCTGAGAATCGTGGACCGATTCTACTTATCGGAAGCATTTTCATCGCAGTATTGACGTTCTTATTCGGAATAAATGAATTGCCGATCCTGGCATTGATTTATTCAGTCCTTTATGGATTGTTTGATCAGGCAAAAGCCGTCATACTTCAAACGGCCGTCCAAAGTATGACATCTCCGGAGAAGCTTCCGAAAGTATATGCAGCCCAGAATGCACTGGTGACCATTACTTTTGGTACAGCGTCCTTGCTGGTCGGATGGTTTGTCCAGCACTTTGGCGTGGAAAATGCCTTTCTTGCCTCATCACTGCTTTTGGCTGCTGCCATAGTTCCTTCGGCTGTCCTGGCAAAAAAAATCAAAAACCAAACTTAA
- a CDS encoding DUF3889 domain-containing protein, which produces MRRFLSIVILLSVLPLASWNHAGAQQTDYAKYGRMATAIVIEDYPSEELKDYEYKGRTPAGDDQVADYFKFTVSENGKTSYILVRVTHSLKNEKLVGLTVSETVK; this is translated from the coding sequence ATGCGCAGATTTCTTTCCATTGTCATCTTATTAAGCGTCCTTCCATTGGCTTCATGGAATCATGCCGGCGCTCAACAAACAGATTATGCAAAGTATGGGAGGATGGCAACAGCCATCGTAATAGAGGATTATCCTTCTGAAGAATTAAAGGATTATGAATATAAAGGAAGGACACCGGCGGGGGATGATCAAGTAGCCGATTATTTTAAATTTACTGTAAGCGAAAACGGGAAGACCAGCTATATTCTTGTCAGGGTCACCCACAGCTTGAAAAATGAAAAGCTTGTGGGGCTTACAGTATCAGAAACAGTCAAGTAG
- a CDS encoding YhdB family protein, giving the protein MNRMDYDRALYYTHRSQWDNLLILMVRTQDDVLSKRIEQFLHAYNFSNDYTVVERKLYNLLRYVDHANSLGVQQDAEEISMATT; this is encoded by the coding sequence ATGAACAGAATGGACTATGACCGTGCCCTGTATTATACGCATCGGTCCCAGTGGGATAATTTGCTGATCCTAATGGTTCGCACGCAGGATGATGTTTTATCCAAACGAATTGAACAATTCCTCCATGCCTATAATTTTTCAAATGATTATACGGTGGTGGAAAGAAAATTATATAATCTTTTACGTTATGTGGATCATGCCAACTCTCTAGGGGTCCAGCAGGATGCCGAAGAAATCAGCATGGCGACAACGTAA
- a CDS encoding NADPH-dependent FMN reductase yields MNIVIINGSPRKKGRTGIASRFMARKYGFNLIDLSAGEIPLYTGEEEQFELESVKNLRKLVKEADGVILTSPEYHSAMSGALKNALDFLSGEYFAHKPTALLSCAGGGKGGINCLNNMRTVARGVYANAIPKQLVLDPHCFDYENDGLLEEPAKLVDDMVNELKMYVKIAESINK; encoded by the coding sequence ATGAATATTGTCATTATCAATGGAAGCCCAAGAAAAAAAGGAAGGACAGGTATTGCATCCAGATTCATGGCCAGGAAATACGGCTTTAATCTTATTGACTTGAGCGCAGGGGAAATTCCGTTATACACAGGAGAAGAAGAACAATTTGAACTGGAAAGCGTCAAAAATCTTCGCAAATTGGTAAAAGAAGCAGACGGCGTCATTTTGACTTCCCCTGAATATCACAGTGCCATGAGCGGCGCGTTGAAAAATGCATTGGACTTCTTGAGCGGTGAATACTTTGCCCATAAACCGACAGCATTATTGTCCTGTGCAGGCGGCGGAAAGGGCGGAATCAATTGCCTAAACAACATGAGAACTGTTGCTCGTGGTGTTTATGCAAATGCCATTCCGAAGCAGCTTGTACTTGACCCGCACTGTTTCGATTATGAAAATGACGGCCTTCTTGAAGAACCGGCAAAATTAGTCGATGATATGGTGAACGAATTAAAAATGTACGTAAAAATAGCCGAAAGCATCAATAAGTAA
- a CDS encoding response regulator produces the protein MEIRLLIADDHHIVRRGLVFFLRTQKDIVIVGEAKNGEEAVELTKQLNPDIILMDLVMPVLNGIEATKQIKRFNDQVKILMLTSFSDHDHVIPAIEAGASGYQLKDIEPEELVNAIRKLHGGENTLHPKATNHLLTRISRKDQPEHRLEQLTNREKEVLCQIAKGKSNKDIASALFITEKTVKTHVSNVLAKLDVADRTQAALFAVKLGLDEKS, from the coding sequence ATGGAGATCCGATTGTTGATTGCAGATGATCATCACATCGTGAGAAGAGGATTGGTTTTCTTTTTGCGTACACAAAAGGATATTGTCATCGTTGGAGAAGCAAAAAACGGGGAAGAAGCAGTAGAGTTAACAAAACAGCTCAATCCTGATATCATATTAATGGACTTAGTCATGCCAGTCCTGAATGGAATAGAAGCAACGAAGCAAATCAAACGGTTTAATGATCAAGTCAAGATCCTCATGCTTACTAGCTTTTCGGATCATGATCATGTTATTCCTGCGATTGAGGCAGGGGCCTCAGGCTATCAATTGAAAGACATCGAACCTGAGGAATTAGTGAATGCAATCCGTAAGCTTCATGGAGGGGAAAACACCCTTCATCCTAAAGCGACAAACCATCTGCTGACAAGGATATCGCGAAAAGACCAGCCTGAGCATAGGCTTGAGCAGTTGACGAATAGAGAAAAAGAGGTTTTATGCCAAATTGCAAAAGGGAAAAGCAATAAGGATATCGCTTCTGCATTGTTCATTACAGAAAAGACAGTCAAAACCCATGTATCGAATGTTTTAGCAAAATTAGACGTTGCCGACCGTACACAGGCTGCATTATTTGCAGTGAAATTGGGACTGGACGAAAAATCTTGA